The Agromyces mangrovi genome contains a region encoding:
- a CDS encoding DEAD/DEAH box helicase — protein MPKNKKPAGGRLAKNFDPSYAKKSKKPKRSDASGSTRKPGSRSPGHRGYRPEEAEPKQRWSREEREAAGRSPRRSSSSRRDDHDGGRYDREDRGPRKGERDQRGGSRGYDRDDRAPRRDDRDRRDGGRRYDRDDRPRRDDRDQRGGSRGYDRDDRSRRDDRDQRGGSRGYDRDDRPRRDDRDRRDSGRRYDRDDRAPRRDDRDRSQRVAGRGYDHDDARRRDRDRGERPRRDHDDRRVAGRGYDRNERYDRNDGAGRRNDRYDRTDRPGFRESERRPSTYFPAKDDRAPYAPEDDVVLERLQAEAITADAVEGVTFADLGLGGNIVRALRDLGAEHPFPIQAATIPVVLEGRDVLGRGRTGSGKTIAFGAPTVERLMQMWASTGKSGEKRKLGRAPRALILAPTRELALQIDRTVQPIAQSVGLFTTQIYGGVPQGRQVGALQRGVDIVIGTPGRIEDLIEQRRLDLSEVEITVLDEADHMCDLGFLEPVQRILRRTRAGGQKLLFSATLDTGVAALVDEFLVDPAVHEVAGEDQASGTIDHRVLVIRNDQKRDIVAQLAARPGKTLVFSRTRAFAEDLVEHLEDRGVFAVALHGDLNQARRTRNLQQLTSGKVDVLVATDVAARGIHVDDIDLVIQADAPDEYKTYLHRSGRTGRAGKRGVVVTLIPRGRHRRMTELLERAEIAAEFDEFARGDEFTLAAPEPERSDEPAADDEA, from the coding sequence ATGCCCAAGAACAAGAAGCCCGCCGGCGGCCGCCTGGCCAAGAACTTCGACCCGTCGTACGCGAAGAAGTCGAAGAAGCCCAAGCGATCGGATGCCTCCGGCAGCACGCGCAAGCCCGGCTCGCGCAGCCCCGGTCACCGCGGCTACCGGCCCGAGGAGGCCGAGCCCAAGCAGCGCTGGAGCCGCGAGGAGCGCGAGGCGGCGGGCCGTTCGCCGCGCCGCTCGAGTTCGTCGCGCCGCGACGACCACGACGGCGGCAGGTACGACCGCGAGGATCGCGGACCCCGGAAGGGCGAGCGCGACCAGCGCGGAGGTTCGCGCGGCTACGACCGCGACGACCGTGCCCCGCGTCGTGACGACCGGGACCGCCGCGATGGTGGGCGCCGGTACGACCGCGACGACCGTCCTCGTCGTGACGACCGCGACCAGCGTGGTGGTTCGCGCGGCTACGACCGCGACGACCGATCCCGTCGCGACGACCGCGACCAGCGCGGAGGTTCGCGCGGCTACGATCGCGACGACCGCCCGCGCCGCGACGACCGCGACCGCCGTGACTCCGGTCGCCGGTACGACCGTGACGACCGCGCGCCCCGCCGTGACGACCGCGACCGCTCGCAGCGCGTCGCCGGCCGCGGCTACGACCACGACGACGCCCGCAGGCGCGACCGCGACCGGGGCGAGCGCCCCCGCCGCGACCACGACGACCGCCGGGTCGCCGGCCGCGGCTACGACCGCAACGAGCGGTACGACCGCAACGACGGGGCAGGCCGTCGCAACGACCGCTACGACCGCACCGACCGCCCGGGCTTCCGCGAGTCCGAGCGTCGGCCGTCGACGTACTTCCCCGCGAAGGACGACCGTGCGCCGTACGCCCCCGAGGACGACGTCGTGCTCGAGCGTCTCCAGGCCGAGGCCATCACGGCGGACGCCGTCGAGGGCGTGACGTTCGCCGACCTGGGTCTCGGCGGCAACATCGTGCGCGCCCTGCGCGACCTCGGCGCGGAGCATCCGTTCCCCATCCAGGCGGCGACCATCCCGGTCGTGCTCGAGGGGCGCGACGTGCTGGGCCGCGGTCGCACCGGTTCGGGCAAGACCATCGCGTTCGGCGCCCCCACCGTCGAGCGCCTCATGCAGATGTGGGCGTCCACGGGCAAGAGCGGCGAGAAGCGCAAGCTCGGCCGCGCGCCCCGTGCGCTGATCCTCGCGCCAACCCGCGAGCTCGCGCTGCAGATCGACCGCACGGTGCAGCCGATCGCGCAGAGCGTCGGCCTGTTCACCACCCAGATCTACGGCGGCGTGCCGCAGGGCCGCCAGGTCGGCGCGCTGCAGCGCGGCGTCGACATCGTGATCGGCACGCCCGGCCGTATCGAGGACCTCATCGAGCAGCGCCGCCTCGACCTCAGCGAGGTCGAGATCACCGTGCTCGACGAGGCCGACCACATGTGCGACCTCGGGTTCCTCGAGCCCGTGCAGCGCATCCTCCGCCGCACCCGTGCGGGCGGGCAGAAGCTGCTGTTCTCGGCGACCCTCGACACGGGCGTCGCCGCGCTCGTCGACGAGTTCCTCGTCGACCCAGCGGTGCACGAGGTCGCGGGCGAGGACCAGGCGTCGGGCACGATCGACCACCGCGTGCTCGTGATCCGCAACGACCAGAAGCGCGACATCGTCGCCCAGCTCGCCGCGCGGCCGGGCAAGACCCTCGTGTTCTCGCGCACCCGCGCGTTCGCCGAGGACCTCGTCGAGCACCTCGAGGACCGCGGCGTCTTCGCCGTCGCACTGCACGGCGACCTCAACCAGGCCCGTCGCACGCGCAACCTGCAGCAGCTCACGAGCGGCAAGGTCGACGTGCTCGTCGCGACCGACGTGGCGGCACGAGGCATCCACGTCGACGACATCGACCTGGTGATCCAGGCGGATGCCCCGGACGAGTACAAGACCTACCTGCACCGTTCGGGCCGCACCGGCCGGGCCGGCAAGCGCGGCGTCGTGGTGACGCTCATCCCCCGCGGACGCCATCGCCGCATGACCGAACTGCTCGAGCGCGCCGAGATCGCGGCAGAGTTCGACGAGTTCGCGCGCGGCGACGAGTTCACGCTCGCGGCGCCGGAGCCCGAGCGGTCGGACGAGCCGGCAGCCGACGACGAGGCGTAG
- a CDS encoding alpha/beta hydrolase: MQTTRATDGGAGRGAAPDGRRAPRRRRWRALLITAAAGAAVATAAALSGFHLGLRAIDPVGPNDVSELAGDAITGIRTFTAPATGVLIDEDVEYGARADGTLLTLDVCSPAGPAASRPAVLSIHGGSWARGDKASDDWRLVCEWLASQGFVAVSVNYRLVPDVTFPAAIDDVSLAVQWLREPEQVEAYGIDPARIGAFGGSAGGNLAALLGTAGAGALDAGSRVAAVVELSAPITLDAVTLGADQATTWLHGIVTDYLGCERASDCPEADAASPTSHVDASDPPVFIAHAADEIIPLAQAERFARTLDEAGVPVELAVVSGEGHSIGILDAALRERVAAFLHAHLGWAEELPAEQLADAAPEG; this comes from the coding sequence GTGCAGACCACCCGAGCGACCGACGGCGGCGCGGGCCGCGGCGCCGCACCCGACGGGCGCCGGGCGCCACGCCGTCGCCGCTGGCGTGCGCTCCTCATCACCGCCGCGGCGGGCGCAGCGGTCGCCACCGCCGCCGCCCTCAGCGGCTTCCACCTCGGCCTGCGCGCCATCGACCCGGTCGGCCCGAACGACGTGAGCGAGCTGGCGGGCGATGCGATCACGGGCATCCGCACCTTCACCGCCCCGGCCACCGGCGTCCTCATCGACGAGGACGTCGAGTACGGTGCACGCGCCGACGGCACGCTGCTGACCCTCGACGTCTGCAGCCCTGCGGGCCCCGCGGCGAGCCGACCGGCGGTGCTGTCGATCCACGGCGGAAGCTGGGCGCGCGGCGACAAGGCGAGCGACGACTGGCGGCTCGTGTGCGAGTGGCTCGCGTCGCAGGGGTTCGTGGCGGTGTCGGTGAACTACCGGCTGGTTCCCGACGTGACGTTCCCCGCGGCGATCGACGACGTGTCGCTCGCGGTGCAGTGGCTGCGCGAGCCCGAGCAGGTCGAGGCGTACGGCATCGACCCGGCGCGCATCGGCGCGTTCGGCGGTTCGGCGGGCGGCAACCTCGCCGCGCTGCTCGGCACGGCCGGCGCCGGCGCGCTCGACGCAGGGTCGCGGGTCGCGGCGGTCGTCGAGCTCAGCGCGCCGATCACCCTCGACGCCGTCACGCTCGGCGCCGACCAGGCCACGACGTGGCTGCACGGCATCGTGACCGACTACCTCGGCTGCGAGCGCGCCTCCGACTGCCCCGAAGCGGATGCCGCGTCGCCGACGTCGCACGTCGACGCATCCGATCCCCCCGTGTTCATCGCCCACGCCGCCGACGAGATCATCCCGCTCGCGCAGGCCGAACGCTTCGCCCGAACGCTCGACGAGGCGGGCGTTCCCGTCGAGCTCGCCGTGGTCTCGGGTGAGGGGCACTCGATCGGCATCCTGGACGCCGCACTGCGCGAGCGCGTCGCCGCGTTCCTGCACGCGCACCTCGGCTGGGCGGAGGAGCTCCCGGCGGAGCAGCTCGCCGACGCGGCGCCCGAGGGGTAG
- a CDS encoding MarR family winged helix-turn-helix transcriptional regulator, which yields MLSVRTTSGSINPVTDDLLKLDNQVCFAIVTAARNVVSIYRPVLAPLGLTHPQYLVMLALWEQSPRSLTELAAELAMEPATLSPLVKRLEAQGLVERRRRASDERVLDISLTAEGTALRARAERVPEQIMAITGLDVDQLASLRDALAPFAGARD from the coding sequence ATGCTTAGTGTACGAACCACCAGCGGTAGCATCAATCCCGTGACCGACGACCTGCTGAAGCTCGACAACCAGGTGTGCTTCGCGATCGTGACGGCGGCGCGCAACGTCGTCTCGATCTACCGGCCGGTGCTCGCGCCGCTCGGGCTCACCCACCCGCAGTACCTGGTGATGCTCGCGCTGTGGGAGCAGTCGCCGCGCTCGCTGACCGAACTCGCCGCCGAGCTCGCGATGGAACCCGCGACGCTCTCCCCGCTCGTCAAGCGGCTCGAGGCGCAGGGGCTCGTCGAGCGACGTCGGCGCGCGAGCGACGAGCGCGTGCTCGACATCTCGCTGACCGCCGAGGGCACGGCGCTGCGGGCACGTGCCGAGCGGGTGCCCGAGCAGATCATGGCGATCACCGGACTCGACGTCGACCAGTTGGCGTCGCTGCGCGATGCGCTCGCGCCGTTCGCGGGCGCGCGCGACTGA
- a CDS encoding SDR family NAD(P)-dependent oxidoreductase has protein sequence MDDFDGRVALVTGASRGLGRHLARELAAAGCSVAVTARTTAPLDALAEEIAATGRRAIAVPGDLTDAADRAGIVDRVTTALGPVDVLVNNAGVARASEYVDADPSRVLATNLVAPMELTRLVLAGMRERGFGRVLNVASLAGLAGLPYLVDYSAAKAGLVAFSRALRAELAGTGVSSTVVSPGFIGDEGMYRAYETPVPWYLGTNVSATVARQAVRALRRDRAEVVLNTLPMRPLVAVGAVSDGAMRTMTRTLGADAYLRGLAAKDLPYSDLPELVV, from the coding sequence ATGGACGACTTCGACGGACGGGTGGCGCTCGTCACCGGGGCATCACGGGGGCTCGGGCGGCACCTCGCGCGAGAGCTGGCCGCGGCCGGATGCAGCGTGGCGGTCACCGCCCGCACGACCGCGCCGCTCGATGCGCTGGCGGAGGAGATCGCGGCCACGGGCCGGCGCGCGATCGCCGTGCCGGGCGACCTGACCGACGCGGCGGACCGCGCGGGTATCGTCGATCGCGTGACGACGGCGCTCGGGCCGGTGGACGTACTCGTGAACAACGCCGGCGTCGCGCGCGCCTCCGAGTACGTCGACGCCGACCCGTCTCGCGTGCTCGCGACGAACCTCGTCGCGCCGATGGAGCTCACCCGCCTGGTGCTGGCCGGCATGCGCGAGCGCGGGTTCGGACGCGTGCTCAACGTGGCATCCCTCGCCGGCCTCGCGGGCCTGCCGTACCTCGTCGACTACTCGGCGGCGAAGGCCGGCCTCGTCGCGTTCTCCCGGGCGCTGCGCGCCGAGCTCGCCGGCACGGGAGTGTCGAGCACGGTCGTGTCGCCGGGGTTCATCGGCGACGAGGGCATGTACCGGGCGTACGAGACGCCCGTGCCCTGGTACCTCGGCACGAACGTGTCGGCCACCGTCGCCCGGCAGGCGGTGCGCGCGCTGCGCCGCGACCGCGCCGAGGTCGTGCTGAACACCCTGCCGATGCGGCCCCTCGTGGCGGTGGGCGCGGTCTCCGACGGGGCGATGCGCACGATGACCCGCACGCTCGGCGCCGACGCGTACCTGCGCGGGCTCGCCGCGAAGGACCTGCCGTACTCGGACCTGCCCGAGCTGGTGGTCTGA
- a CDS encoding BTAD domain-containing putative transcriptional regulator, with protein sequence MLVRLFGSVAVGDGDGTALGNGRSAAILALLALRPGAVVSVERLVDELWGADASGDSPHALRVAVSRLRSHLSTAGLPDVVATRPGGYALDLPRDEVDLARFEDLAARGLGTNQPDASRATLEEALELWTDDPLAAFPYADFAVAARDRLRALRGDALRRWADLATDAGRAADVAAALPAVLRDDPSQEALWVALATAVRQEQDPAEALRQVGRARSALAETGLPAGAELLALERGLRDELAPDAPHDPPHTLPAPIDAFIGRERVVDAIGHLLGSRRLLTLVGPGGCGKTRLATEVGARALERFDQRVWFVDLVRADAPADVPGLIVRAIGLGPWAHDDPAAALRALLADRSALLLLDNCEHVIDAAAAAAQDLLRACPGLRVLATSREALRVPGEHVLTVPSLAVPDGPVASEQADGVPTRISRSPAVALFVERTRSADPGFALTAENAADVARITRALDGIPLAIELAAVRTRTRSVAELADRLDDVFDALGRGSRTALPRHRTLQAALDWSHELLDSEEQRLFAAMGVLRSPFGIDAAAAVRGMTPTAIEPALAGLVEKSMVLVARGRSTRYRLLEPVRQFAAAKLRDSGALDAATARRDRWFAALAVEAGDGHRRFEQVGWRTRIRADRPNLLASVESLVRGGQRDLAADSALALGRYWQEFGLYDEGRRMLRAARAPIDLDDRRRSALLLQEGWLAAHQGDYSSARTLASESLACVDPSHAPGRAAAENLLGSVEAQRGDDRAARRWLDAAIGSFAAGDSSARGMAMVNLAVVHAYAGRCDDALATVAAVRALPAAPDAHWTRFVEGLVARMRGDRGAAGDPLDDSIDAFERVGSAFHASLARLERALVAHESGDDAFAGELAARVLADADRGTAPLVPHIRARVLTARLLAARGDVDRAADEARRAADEASRTGSVGAAAESAEAVALLVEHHDSAGAERLVAAAGALRARLELARDDWELARFGPLGPAPVAADAADLAAQAHELVLAALAASPARPLNASRPMR encoded by the coding sequence GTGCTGGTGCGCCTGTTCGGGTCGGTCGCCGTCGGTGACGGGGACGGCACCGCGCTGGGGAACGGGCGCTCAGCGGCGATCCTGGCGCTGCTCGCCCTCCGGCCGGGCGCGGTCGTGTCGGTCGAGCGCCTCGTCGACGAGCTGTGGGGCGCGGATGCCTCGGGCGACTCGCCGCACGCACTGCGCGTCGCGGTGTCCCGCCTCCGCTCGCACCTCTCCACAGCGGGCCTGCCCGACGTCGTCGCGACCCGGCCCGGCGGGTACGCCCTCGACCTCCCCCGCGACGAGGTCGACCTCGCCCGCTTCGAGGACCTCGCCGCGCGGGGCCTCGGCACGAACCAGCCGGACGCCTCGCGGGCCACCCTCGAAGAGGCCCTCGAACTCTGGACCGACGACCCGCTCGCCGCCTTCCCGTATGCCGACTTCGCGGTCGCCGCGCGCGATCGGCTGCGGGCGCTGCGCGGCGACGCGTTGCGGCGGTGGGCCGACTTGGCCACCGATGCCGGACGCGCCGCCGACGTGGCGGCCGCGCTGCCCGCGGTGCTGCGCGACGACCCGTCGCAGGAGGCGCTCTGGGTCGCGCTCGCGACGGCGGTGCGGCAGGAGCAGGACCCGGCCGAGGCGCTGCGCCAGGTCGGTCGCGCACGTTCCGCGCTCGCGGAGACGGGGCTCCCGGCCGGCGCCGAACTGCTCGCCCTCGAGCGCGGACTTCGCGACGAGCTCGCCCCGGATGCCCCGCACGATCCGCCGCACACCCTGCCCGCTCCCATCGACGCGTTCATCGGGCGGGAGCGCGTGGTCGACGCGATCGGGCATCTGCTCGGCTCGCGTCGGCTGCTGACCCTCGTCGGGCCGGGCGGATGCGGCAAGACACGACTCGCCACCGAGGTCGGTGCCCGCGCGCTCGAGCGCTTCGACCAGCGGGTGTGGTTCGTCGACCTGGTGCGGGCGGATGCGCCCGCCGACGTGCCGGGCCTGATCGTGCGCGCGATCGGCCTGGGCCCGTGGGCGCACGACGACCCGGCCGCAGCGCTGCGCGCGTTGCTCGCAGATCGCTCCGCCCTGCTGCTGCTCGACAACTGCGAGCACGTGATCGACGCCGCGGCGGCAGCAGCACAAGACCTGCTGCGCGCCTGCCCCGGGCTGCGCGTGCTCGCCACGAGCCGCGAGGCGCTGCGCGTGCCCGGCGAACACGTGCTCACGGTGCCGTCGCTCGCCGTGCCCGATGGGCCCGTGGCATCCGAGCAGGCCGACGGGGTTCCCACCCGAATCAGCAGGTCTCCGGCGGTCGCGCTCTTCGTCGAGCGCACCCGCAGCGCGGACCCGGGCTTCGCGCTCACCGCCGAGAACGCGGCCGACGTCGCGCGCATCACCCGCGCGCTCGACGGCATCCCGCTGGCCATCGAGCTCGCCGCCGTGCGCACCCGCACGCGCTCGGTCGCGGAGCTGGCCGATCGCCTCGACGATGTCTTCGACGCGCTCGGCCGCGGCTCGCGCACCGCGCTGCCGCGGCACCGCACGCTGCAAGCGGCGCTCGACTGGAGCCACGAGCTGCTCGACTCCGAGGAGCAGCGTCTCTTCGCCGCGATGGGCGTGCTGCGCAGTCCGTTCGGCATCGACGCCGCCGCAGCCGTGCGCGGCATGACGCCGACCGCGATCGAGCCCGCGCTGGCGGGCCTGGTCGAGAAGTCGATGGTGCTCGTCGCGCGCGGCCGGTCGACCCGCTACCGACTGCTCGAGCCGGTGCGCCAGTTCGCGGCGGCGAAGCTGCGCGATTCCGGCGCACTCGATGCGGCGACCGCGCGACGCGATCGCTGGTTCGCCGCGCTCGCGGTGGAGGCCGGCGACGGGCACCGCCGGTTCGAGCAGGTCGGCTGGCGCACCCGCATCCGTGCCGACCGCCCCAACCTGCTGGCCTCCGTCGAGAGCCTCGTGCGCGGCGGGCAGCGCGACCTCGCCGCCGACTCGGCACTCGCGCTCGGGCGGTACTGGCAGGAGTTCGGGCTCTACGACGAGGGCAGGCGGATGCTGCGTGCCGCACGCGCGCCCATCGACCTCGACGACCGGCGCCGCAGCGCCCTCCTGCTGCAGGAGGGGTGGCTCGCCGCGCATCAGGGGGACTATTCGTCCGCCCGCACGCTCGCCTCGGAGTCACTGGCGTGTGTCGACCCGAGCCACGCCCCCGGCCGCGCCGCCGCGGAGAACCTGCTCGGCTCGGTCGAGGCGCAGCGCGGCGACGACCGTGCCGCGCGCCGCTGGCTCGACGCGGCGATCGGTTCGTTCGCCGCCGGCGACTCGTCCGCCCGCGGCATGGCGATGGTGAACCTGGCCGTCGTGCACGCGTACGCCGGGCGCTGCGACGACGCGCTCGCGACGGTCGCGGCGGTCCGCGCGCTGCCGGCCGCGCCCGACGCGCACTGGACGAGGTTCGTCGAGGGGCTCGTCGCGCGCATGCGCGGCGACCGCGGCGCCGCGGGCGATCCGCTCGACGACTCGATCGACGCGTTCGAGCGGGTCGGCTCCGCGTTCCATGCGTCACTCGCCCGGCTCGAGCGGGCGCTCGTCGCCCACGAATCCGGCGACGATGCGTTCGCGGGCGAGCTGGCCGCGCGGGTGCTCGCGGACGCCGACCGCGGCACCGCACCGCTCGTGCCGCACATCCGGGCGCGCGTGCTGACGGCTCGCCTGCTCGCAGCCCGCGGCGACGTCGATCGCGCGGCCGACGAGGCCCGTCGCGCGGCCGACGAGGCGTCCCGCACCGGATCCGTCGGCGCCGCCGCCGAGTCGGCCGAGGCGGTCGCGCTGCTCGTCGAGCACCACGACTCCGCCGGCGCCGAGCGCCTCGTCGCGGCCGCCGGCGCGCTCCGCGCCCGCCTCGAGCTCGCGCGCGACGACTGGGAGCTCGCCCGCTTCGGCCCGCTCGGCCCAGCGCCCGTGGCCGCCGACGCCGCGGACCTCGCCGCGCAGGCGCACGAGCTCGTGCTCGCGGCGCTCGCGGCCTCGCCGGCACGGCCCTTGAACGCCAGCCGACCCATGCGCTAG